From the genome of Methanobrevibacter ruminantium, one region includes:
- a CDS encoding UbiD family decarboxylase translates to MADMKIIQIDKEVDPVYEATKILKQYPKDTVILNNVKGFDMPVVSGICNTRQKIADSLGCEVSEITQKIIDGMNNPIPVTDFIDPKEEYNTKRADLTKLPILTHYKRDAGAYITAGVVIAKDPETGVQNASIHRMLVLDKKTLAIRIVPRNLYTYFQKAKAQGKDLQIAIAIGMDPSTLLASTTSIPIDADEMEVANAFKNGELTLVNCKGDLKVPDADIILEGSISVTETHKEGPFVDLTDTYDHIRDEPVINITKMYIKKENAMYHAILPAGFEHKLLQGLPQEPRIFNAVKNTLPTVQNVVLTEGGCCWLHAAVSIKKQTEGDAKNVMMAALAAHPSLKHVVVVDEDVDIFDPQDIEYAIATRVKGDDDIIIIPKARGSSLDPVAKPDGTTTKVGVDATKSILEREKFERVSFSE, encoded by the coding sequence ATGGCAGATATGAAGATTATTCAAATTGATAAGGAAGTTGACCCAGTTTATGAGGCAACTAAAATATTAAAGCAATATCCAAAGGATACTGTAATATTAAACAATGTAAAAGGCTTTGACATGCCGGTAGTATCCGGAATATGCAATACACGTCAAAAAATAGCTGATTCCCTTGGATGTGAGGTCAGTGAAATAACTCAAAAGATTATAGATGGAATGAACAATCCTATTCCAGTAACTGATTTCATTGACCCTAAAGAGGAATACAATACAAAAAGAGCTGATTTAACAAAATTACCTATTCTAACCCACTATAAACGTGACGCTGGAGCTTACATTACAGCTGGAGTCGTGATTGCAAAGGACCCTGAAACTGGAGTTCAAAATGCATCCATTCACAGAATGCTTGTATTGGATAAAAAGACATTGGCTATTCGTATTGTACCTAGAAACCTTTATACCTATTTCCAAAAGGCTAAGGCACAAGGAAAAGACCTACAGATTGCAATAGCTATTGGAATGGATCCATCAACACTTCTTGCAAGTACCACTTCAATTCCAATCGATGCTGATGAGATGGAAGTTGCTAATGCATTTAAGAATGGAGAGCTAACCCTTGTAAACTGCAAAGGCGACCTTAAAGTGCCTGATGCTGATATCATTCTTGAAGGTTCCATATCAGTTACTGAAACCCATAAGGAAGGGCCGTTTGTTGATTTGACTGACACTTACGACCACATCAGGGATGAACCTGTTATCAATATAACTAAAATGTATATCAAAAAGGAAAATGCAATGTATCATGCGATTCTCCCTGCTGGATTTGAGCACAAGCTTTTGCAAGGACTTCCACAAGAGCCTAGAATTTTCAATGCAGTTAAAAACACTTTGCCTACCGTGCAAAACGTAGTGTTAACAGAAGGAGGCTGCTGCTGGTTGCATGCTGCAGTGTCAATCAAGAAGCAAACTGAAGGAGATGCAAAGAATGTGATGATGGCAGCTCTTGCAGCTCACCCATCCTTGAAGCATGTTGTAGTAGTGGATGAGGATGTTGACATCTTCGACCCTCAAGACATTGAATATGCAATAGCTACTAGAGTAAAAGGTGATGACGACATAATAATCATTCCAAAGGCAAGAGGGTCATCACTTGATCCAGTGGCTAAACCTGATGGAACTACCACTA